The proteins below come from a single Gavia stellata isolate bGavSte3 chromosome 8, bGavSte3.hap2, whole genome shotgun sequence genomic window:
- the DBI gene encoding acyl-CoA-binding protein, translated as MSEAAFQKAAEEVKQLKSQPTDQEMLDVYSHYKQATVGDVNTDRPGMLDFKGKAKWDAWNALKGMSKEDAMKAYVAKVEELKGKYGI; from the exons ATGTCTGAG GCCGCGTTCCAGAAGGCCGCCGAGGAGGTGAAGCAGCTCAAGTCCCAACCCACGGACCAGGAGATGCTCGACGTCTATAGCCACTACAAACAGGCCACGGTGGGCGACGTGAACACGG ACCGCCCTGGTATGCTGGACTTCAAAGGCAAAGCAAAGTGGGATGCCTGGAATGCATTGAAAG GAATGTCCAAAGAAGATGCAATGAAAGCTTACGTAGCAAAAGTGGAAGAACTGAAGGGCAAATATGGCATCTGA